The proteins below come from a single Esox lucius isolate fEsoLuc1 chromosome 7, fEsoLuc1.pri, whole genome shotgun sequence genomic window:
- the LOC105010830 gene encoding proteasome subunit beta type-6 (The RefSeq protein has 1 substitution compared to this genomic sequence), which produces MAACMSANRSENAFSANDLVPEWAQEEVSTGTTIMAVEFDGGVVIGADSRTTTGAYIANRVTDKLTPIHDHIFCCRPGSAADTQAVADAVTYQLGFHSIELDEPPLVQTAANLFKQMCYRYREELMAGIIVAGWDKRKGGQVYTVPMGGMIVRQPVSVGGSGSSYIYGFMDSNYKPGMTKEECLHFCTQALTLAMERDGSSGGVARLAAITEDGVERRVVLGNQLPKFSNV; this is translated from the exons ATGGCTGCGTGTATGTCAGCGAACCGGTCCGAAAATGCTTTTAGTGCAAATGATTTGGTACCAGAATGGGCGCAAGAAGAAGTTAGCACTGGG ACAACCATTATGGCGGTGGAGTTTGATGGAGGGGTCGTGATTGGCGCTGACTCCCGTACAACAACAGG TGCTTACATTGCCAATCGAGTTACAGACAAGTTGACCCCCATACATGACCACATTTTCTGCTGCCGATCTGGTTCTGCAGCTGACACACAAGCTGTTGCTGATGCGGTGACATATCAGCTGGGCTTTCACAG TATTGAGCTGGATGAGCCGCCACTTGTGCAAACGGCAGCCAACCTCTTCAAGCAGATGTGCTATAGATATAGGGAGGAGCTGATGGCTGGCATCATCGTAGCTGGCTGGGATAAAAGAAAGGGTGGGCAG GTGTACACCGTCCCCATGGGAGGGATGATCGTGAGGCAACCAGTGTCAGTGGGTGGGTCTGGTAGCTCATACATCTATGGTTTCATGGATTCTAACTACAAGCCTGGGATGACCAAGGAAGAATGCCTTCACTTCTGTACCCAGG CCTTGACGCTGGCCATGGAGAGAGACGGTTCTAGTGGGGGAGTGGCCCGTCTGGCAGCCATCACAGAGGACGGCGTGGAGAGACGGGTTGTTCTGGGAAACCAGCTGCCTAAGTTCTCCAATGTGTAG
- the tnfsf13 gene encoding tumor necrosis factor ligand superfamily member 13 isoform X2, protein MTNSYPVNFHGSYLLYAVLLLLACLVVLQSNRVREMQMELRELRQWTLLVCGNREESSPDDVSRCGIFDPDRRTKWNGVRVKRDVKKRGSRQQRCTEGGEFLHLVPLSSLSDDENDFTVVKWAPGQSLGAGLRVSGETVTVETAGTYFIYSQVLYKDTTWTMGHVIQKNLHGIESSLMKCIQSMPSNITVAQNTCYTAGVHYLEQDSTLKLCIPRKSAGLVLRPHTTFLGMFRI, encoded by the exons ATGACAAACAGTTATCCAGTCAATTTTCATGGCTCATATCTCCTGTACGCTGTGTTGCTGCTCTTGGCGTGCCTGGTGGTCCTGCAGTCCAACCGAGTCAGGGAGATGCAGATGGAGCTTAGGGAGCTGCGTCAGTGGACCCTGCTGGTGTGTGGGAACAGAGAGGAATCATCTCCTGATGATGTCTCGCGCTGCGGG ATATTTGACCCTGACAGAAGAACCAAATGGAATGGAGTTAGGGTAAAGAGGGACGTTAAAAAACGTGGGAGCAGACAACAGCGATGCACTG AGGGGGGAGAATTTCTTCACCTTGTACCTCTTTCCTCACTCTCAGATG ATGAAAATGATTTCACTGTGGTGAAATGGGCTCCAGGACAGAGTCTAGGGGCAGGGCTGCGGGTCTCTGGAGAAACGGTCACCGTGGAAACCGCAGGGACTTACTTCATCTACAGTCAG gtGCTGTATAAAGACACCACATGGACTATGGGCCATGTGATCCAGAAGAATCTACATGGTATCGAGAGCAGCTTGATGAAGTGTATACAGAGCATGCCCAGCAACATCACAGTGGCACAGAACACCTGCTACACGGCCG GTGTCCATTACCTGGAGCAAGATTCCACTTTGAAACTCTGCATTCCCAGGAAATCTGCTGGACTTGTCCTCCGGCCTCACACCACCTTCCTTGGCATGTTCAGGATCTGA
- the tnfsf13 gene encoding tumor necrosis factor ligand superfamily member 13 isoform X1 translates to MTNSYPVNFHGSYLLYAVLLLLACLVVLQSNRVREMQMELRELRQWTLLVCGNREESSPDDVSRCGIFDPDRRTKWNGVRVKRDVKKRGSRQQRCTAEGGEFLHLVPLSSLSDDENDFTVVKWAPGQSLGAGLRVSGETVTVETAGTYFIYSQVLYKDTTWTMGHVIQKNLHGIESSLMKCIQSMPSNITVAQNTCYTAGVHYLEQDSTLKLCIPRKSAGLVLRPHTTFLGMFRI, encoded by the exons ATGACAAACAGTTATCCAGTCAATTTTCATGGCTCATATCTCCTGTACGCTGTGTTGCTGCTCTTGGCGTGCCTGGTGGTCCTGCAGTCCAACCGAGTCAGGGAGATGCAGATGGAGCTTAGGGAGCTGCGTCAGTGGACCCTGCTGGTGTGTGGGAACAGAGAGGAATCATCTCCTGATGATGTCTCGCGCTGCGGG ATATTTGACCCTGACAGAAGAACCAAATGGAATGGAGTTAGGGTAAAGAGGGACGTTAAAAAACGTGGGAGCAGACAACAGCGATGCACTG CAGAGGGGGGAGAATTTCTTCACCTTGTACCTCTTTCCTCACTCTCAGATG ATGAAAATGATTTCACTGTGGTGAAATGGGCTCCAGGACAGAGTCTAGGGGCAGGGCTGCGGGTCTCTGGAGAAACGGTCACCGTGGAAACCGCAGGGACTTACTTCATCTACAGTCAG gtGCTGTATAAAGACACCACATGGACTATGGGCCATGTGATCCAGAAGAATCTACATGGTATCGAGAGCAGCTTGATGAAGTGTATACAGAGCATGCCCAGCAACATCACAGTGGCACAGAACACCTGCTACACGGCCG GTGTCCATTACCTGGAGCAAGATTCCACTTTGAAACTCTGCATTCCCAGGAAATCTGCTGGACTTGTCCTCCGGCCTCACACCACCTTCCTTGGCATGTTCAGGATCTGA